CCGCGAAAGTCCCCATGGCCGGCCGTTCGGCGTCCCGGCCGATGAGTTTCGCCGCGAGGACCCGTCTACACGGATGACCGCGTTCCCTCGCCCAGGAGGTACTCATGACCGCCGACGGTTTCACCACCTGTCTCTGGTTCGACGGCCAGGCCCAGGAGGCCGCCGAGTTCTACGTCTCCGTCTTCAAGAACTCCAGCATCGGCCGCGTCGGCCGCTACAACGAGGCCGGGCCCGGTCCGGCCGGCTCCGTGATGGCCGTGGAGTTCACGGCCAACGGCCAGAAGTTCGTCGCGCTCAACGGCGGTCCCCAGTTCACCTTCAGCGAGGCCGTCTCGTTCCAGATCTTCTGCGCCGACCAGGCCGAGATCGACTACTACTGGACCAAGCTCACCGAGGACGGCGGCGAGCCCGGTCCGTGCGGCTGGCTCAAGGACAGGTACGGCCTGTCCTGGCAGGTCGTCTACGACCGCCTGATCGACCTGATCGGCGACCCGGACCAGGAGAAGGCGTCGCGCACCATGAAGGCCATGATGGGCATGGGCAAGCTGGACGTCGCGGCGCTGAACAGGGCGTACGCGGGGGAGTAGGGGCCACCGGGGCTCCCCCCGCCGGCCGGCCCCCGTCATCCGGCCTCGGCGAGGATCTCGGCGATCACATGCCGGGAGTTCTCCGCCAGGGCCGGGTTGGTGTCCCAGTAGTACGGCAGCTGGATCAGCGCGATCGACAGCGCCCAGCCCCGCCCCCGCGCCCACTGCGCGTCGTCGGCGCCTGCGGCCTTGCGGAAGGTGTCCCGGGCCGGGGCGGGCAGCAGGTTCCAGGCCACGATCAGGTCCACCGCCGGGTCGCCTGCCCCCGCACAGCCGAAGTCGATGACCGCACTCAGCCGGTCCTCGTCCACCAGCACGTTCCCGGGGGAGAGGTCCCCGTGGGCCCACACCGGCGGCCCGGTGTGCGCGGGGGCGCGCAGCGCCTCCTCCCACAGCGCCGTGACCGCACCCGTGTCGACGCGTCCGCCGAGTTCGGCGAGGGCGGCCCGGGTGGGAGCGTCCCGGTCGCGCAGGGGGCCGGCCCGATAGCCGGCCGGCGCGTCCCGCGGGTCGGCACGGCGCAGCGCGCGCACGAACGCCCCGAGGTCCCCGGCCAGCCGCTCGGGGTCCCGCACGGCGCCGGCCGCCGGATTGCTGCCGGGAAGCCAGCGATAGACGGACCAGGGCCACGGGTAGCCCTCGTCCGGCTCGCCGAGGCCCACCGGCTCCGGCACGGCGACCGGCAGCAGCGGCGCGAGCCGGGGCAGCCAGCGCTGCTCCAGCCGCACGTCCGGCACGGCTCCGGGCCGCCGGGGCAGCCGTACCAGCAGGTCGGCGCCCAGGCGGAACATGGCGTTCTCGGTCCCGGAGGACGCGAGCCGGCGGACCGGCAGGGCGGCCCACTGCGGGTACCGGCGGGCGATCAGGCGCCGGACCAGCGGGGCGTCGAGGTCGATCTCGTCCGCGTGCATCTTCGGCAGCGCCGGCGGAGTCCGGCTGTCGGAGGCAGTCATCGCGGCCCATGACAGCGCCTCGGCCCCCTCCCTGTCGACGCGTTTTCCCGGGGGCCCGCGCTCAGACCCGGTCGGCCGCGATCAGCAGGTACTGGAAGCTGCCGTTGCGGTAGGCGTCCAGGAACGTGTCCTCGACGCCGGT
This genomic interval from Streptomyces sp. NBC_00557 contains the following:
- a CDS encoding VOC family protein, producing the protein MTADGFTTCLWFDGQAQEAAEFYVSVFKNSSIGRVGRYNEAGPGPAGSVMAVEFTANGQKFVALNGGPQFTFSEAVSFQIFCADQAEIDYYWTKLTEDGGEPGPCGWLKDRYGLSWQVVYDRLIDLIGDPDQEKASRTMKAMMGMGKLDVAALNRAYAGE
- a CDS encoding aminoglycoside phosphotransferase family protein translates to MTASDSRTPPALPKMHADEIDLDAPLVRRLIARRYPQWAALPVRRLASSGTENAMFRLGADLLVRLPRRPGAVPDVRLEQRWLPRLAPLLPVAVPEPVGLGEPDEGYPWPWSVYRWLPGSNPAAGAVRDPERLAGDLGAFVRALRRADPRDAPAGYRAGPLRDRDAPTRAALAELGGRVDTGAVTALWEEALRAPAHTGPPVWAHGDLSPGNVLVDEDRLSAVIDFGCAGAGDPAVDLIVAWNLLPAPARDTFRKAAGADDAQWARGRGWALSIALIQLPYYWDTNPALAENSRHVIAEILAEAG